From one Electrophorus electricus isolate fEleEle1 chromosome 20, fEleEle1.pri, whole genome shotgun sequence genomic stretch:
- the dido1 gene encoding death-inducer obliterator 1 isoform X1 → MEESVSPELTQAPEPESSQAPLDTSSQAVPEEEKDGKDQGDAAQEDTVEDQAEDTEKPAKTSGEFKKTWGFRRTTIAKRDMPGETAAESPEGRSTPVRRSGRQAKRTDKLEEFLVTVKRGRGAGRRSAPTQLEGSDPPSQTLTDVETASEASFDGNAEVKMAESKAASPVRKTRGRARRRVRARPKGGAVGSVSEDGCSSENEEEAGGDTVKQSREEAMMVDTEDCKAEEPGREPKQEQDVVQHEDEEEKSEKDGKEMVAEEPANKRHSRSPAKAAGKDAALGKRDAKPKALQKSRKEEEDDDDDSSSSSSSSESDNDGYDPNALYCICRQKHNKRFMICCDRCEEWFHGDCVGITEARGRLMERNSEDYVCPNCTGRKAQTTKPSASAGSENGKRPTPAARKADASPATAGQPATPAATSATAPAAEDKAGEELGIKGRIEKATNPSGKKKIKIFQPQATAAAAEGSSLPKCIGPGCERDALPDSVYCGNDCILRHAAAAMKTITTDSKETKPKEKAKPKVQKKTASKSALKRSPGAERRSSRRSAESPSKAEESSSESENREDEEDEDDEDKLAEEHPPPPAMSSWSSDHNYIAVTPEKTTPISPSVLNKASTQKEKEKDDEQKDQAEPEKKDPTPIEKKPLATTVASPKGSKKPLALKASKSAPAPTPKGKVGNTSTNAKDLKKPPPPQSKTLKSKKPGPPPPPIPIFSSSGPPGSRLHATGALSVGKSTFTIPKKQPQAGPKEPAASGPFPASRTTPLATPSTPQPTSSKPAQQAPVPPPQPPPNNQMRSNIRRSLTDILFKRVSDSDDLSMSESEVSKLAVSIEKEMFNLYMNTDSKYKNKYRSLMFNLKDPKNKGLFYRVIGAEVSPFRLVRLSPEELLSKEISDWRKADISEGVDASGRSQTGQPKAGSRQEGPPPDVDMEEAPSTSDGDVCIPATSQSPRLASAPDHHELRPLTSSQGSGSAGKSNTVPDILSNMLKDTTAEHRAHLFDLNCKICTGQRSAEDEPVSKKPKMSVPKKQDFSEKPKIEQRPSKVPAADVPSAACAETPVPYPPSAREEPGSVLPVAQAPAAIPAVSSVTITRRDPRTASHRTSVPLLQTGPDVGVPAGPVVCMPAGSPVATEPPVAEVKGPLAMPPPVPGSLPRAVTQKPDTRHYGAGTSSMPDPTPEGETALFLSGQEMMWKGFVNMHTVAKFVTKAYLVSGSFEHLKEDLPDTIHIGGRISPHTVWDYVGKLKTSLSKELCLIRFHPATEEEEVAYVSLFSYFSSRKRFGVVANSNKRIKDLYLIPLSSKDPLPAKLLPFDGPGLEPARPNLLLGLLICQKDKKRPGAPLESEEKRSKTQRDEETGLPKPIVLSKTEKAMRTSLESMSTTPPGTPPPISSSESSLGPLATSSVLSILSSVKAPGVTNSTGSNSPSATTPAVLGPSATPLQTILKTLFGKKKQDSEASQSPSEQSSADVSVPLLDPIVQQFGITKGRKVDEEDDRPYDPEEEYDPSVAYSTEKNSDPMVPATMKQTDVIMSSAVDDVAYDPEDDSIFEAVKVEPGSKKQLDEQEEPEHQQLPDVLISQPSKSLLANSQLLQLGKKVEELVVKSSATPVINQRRDPRQSRDPRQASASRRLTTDSAEKEESLAVSAAVSTTTATTTAATVTTTITEKTPLELATILDTLATQQTKVTDAPMQHTSTVDTTAESSETTDTSLTHSDASMDPQPLLPSFTQPEASKSVEKAKDEEVPFLDTESTEVSIPLLGETIDPELVESYVDTDPKGKPKEKDTPIELESKSFEEIWPNSASILKSEPIPSVEEPAEATPTTYYNISTISTPLTSIGLSQDVTQVSSSYMDSHSSHISHIPASNSQTEYRGPPDIPPPISFPPPVGPPPMLGPPPMAVPPPMHIPPPMSGHPPMQGPPPMQMPPPMQGPLPPHRENEYPPPGPYPPYQNQWANSPQFDASRGPPPPIITPRGPPPPIPPIGQRVPPPQLFNNSMPPQHIGPRGPLPGPPLSGPPPPTFDGQRFNGPPPPFNFTGPRGPIPPFTGPPPGHFDSRAPPPSHFPGPRAPPPSHSIGEHGPPPNIPRGPGDQYDNDSGNSYQQGMEQPQTQPAPHTYRDNQGPSHAPAFRGAPPNHFEGRRGSAGEVSGHRFPPPNQFRGSPQHRGSFEEPRGGASQDFDRHRGPAPQQFGAPRAPLPGHFSDNDASGQSARYHFDDHPNDIRPIRGPLLPTPPEGPIPLPGRIGGHSPEPHRDEHWRRHSPEMRRRSSSTKDGSEPHERSSRFDSGPRDRDGPSRLSEERQRDLSEDKRRDRDRDGPHGGRPWGWNRDRDWDRVRDRDRERDRSRDRDRERDRSRDRDRDRDRDRDRSREKDRERDRSRDRERERDRSRERDRSRGRDTDRHRGDGDGDKRRDRDRERDRGRERESDRKDHDRDRAKNRERERDRDRDRDRDKRRERSRSRERDRGKDRDRRDRDRERDRDREREKDRERRERSRSKDRKEEKKEKPETSKDNDKSTDTEITS, encoded by the exons CAGTtccagaagaagaaaaagatggcAAAGACCAAGGTGACGCAGCCCAAGAAGACACAGTAGAAGACCAAGCGGAAGACACAGAGAAACCTGCCAAGACCTCGGGTGAGTTCAAGAAGACCTGGGGCTTCCGTCGGACCACCATTGCGAAGAGGGACATGCCTGGGGAGACTGCAGCAGAAAGCCCCGAGGGTCGGAGCACGCCCGTGCGGCGAAGTGGCCGGCAGGCCAAACGCACTGACAAGCTCGAGGAGTTCCTGGTCACAGTGaagcgaggaagaggagcagggaggCGGAGCGCACCCACCCAGCTAGAGGGTAGTGACCCTCCATCCCAGACTCTGACGGACGTCGAGACAGCCTCAGAGGCCAGCTTTGACGGAAACGCGGAGGTAAAAATGGCAGAGAGCAAGGCGGCTTCCCCGGTGAGGAAGACCAGGGGCAGGGCTCGCAGGAGGGTGCGAGCCAGACCCAAAGGAGGCGCCGTCGGGTCGGTCAGCGAGGATGGTTGCAGCTCTGAAAACGAAGAGGAGGCTGGCGGAGATACTGTGAAGCAGAGTCGAGAAGAAGCAATGATGGTTGACACGGAGGATTGCAAAGCAGAGGAACCTGGGagagaaccaaaacaagaacaGGATGTTGTGCAgcatgaagatgaagaagagaagagtgagaaGGACGGCAAAGAGATGGTGGCAGAGGAACCTGCAAACAAGCGGCACTCCAGAAGTCCTGCTAAAGCAGCTGGAAAGGATGCCGCCCTTGGCAAGAGGGACGCCAAACCTAAAGCGCTCCAGAAGTCACgcaaggaggaagaggatgacgATGACGACTCGTCGTCGTCTTCGTCATCCAGTGAGTCTGACAATGATGGTTATGACCCAAATGCACTGTACTGCATCTGCAGACAGAAGCACAACAAACG GTTCATGATCTGCTGTGACCGTTGTGAGGAGTGGTTCCACGGCGACTGTGTGGGCATCACGGAGGCCCGCGGCCGCTTGATGGAGCGTAACAGTGAGGACTATGTGTGTCCCAACTGCACAGGCAGGAAGGCGCAAACCACCAAGCCCTCCGCCTCAGCGGGGTCTGAGAACGGCAAGCGGCCCACACCTGCAGCTCGGAAGGCAGACGCCAGCCCGGCAACGGCCGGCCAGCCTGCCACGCCCGCAGCCACGTCTGCGACCGCTCCTGCTGCAGAAGACAAGGCAGGGGAGGAGCTGGGCATCAAGGGAAGGATAGAGAAGGCCACTAACCCAAGCggcaaaaagaaaataaagatatTCCAGCCG CAGGCGACAGCTGCAGCTGCGGAGGGGTCGTCTCTCCCCAAGTGTATTGGCCCCGGCTGCGAGAGGGACGCTCTGCCTGACTCCGTCTACTGTGGCAACGACTGCATCCTCAGACATGCAGCTGCTGCCATGAAGACCATCACGACTGACAGCAAGGAGACCAAACCCAAGGAGAAGGCAAAGCCCAAAGTCCAGAAAAAGACTGCCAGCAAATCCGCACTCAAG AGGAGTCCAGGCGCTGAGCGTAGAAGCAGCCGGAGGTCCGCGGAGTCCCCCAGCAAAGCAGAAGAGTCGTCATCGGAGTCAGAGAACCGCGAAGacgaggaggatgaggatgatgaagataaACTAGCCGAGGAGCATCCACCACCCCCAGCCATGTCGTCCTGGTCCAGCGACCATAATTACATTGCAGTAACGCCAGAAAAGACTACACCCATATCACCATCTGTGTTAAACAAAGCGT CTAcccagaaggagaaagagaaggatgaTGAACAGAAGGACCAAGCAGAGCCAGAGAAGAAAGATCCAACTCCTATAGAGAAGAAGCCCCTAGCCACAACAGTAGCATCCCCCAAAGGGAGCAAGAAGCCCCTGGCTTTAAAGGCTTCCAAGTCAGCTCCTGCCCCCACACCCAAGGGCAAAGTGGGTAACACCAGCACTAATGCCAAAGACTTGAAAAAGCCACCCCCGCCACAGAGCAAAACTCTTAAATCCAAGAAACCAggacctccccctccccctatCCCTATCTTCTCCTCCTCTGGACCTCCTGGATCTCGGCTCCATGCCACTGGAGCTTTGAGCGTGGGCAAGAGCACTTTTACCATCCCCAAAAAGCAGCCCCAGGCTGGGCCGAAGGAGCCTGCAGCCTCCGGCCCCTTTCCTGCGTCCCGAACCACGCCCTTGGCTACACCGTCTACGCCCCAGCCCACCAGCTCCAAGCCAGCACAACAAGCCCCTGTTCCCCCTCCTCAGCCACCTCCCAACAACCAGATGAGATCTAATATTCGCCGCTCGCTCACTGACATTCTCTTCAAAAG GGTGAGCGACAGTGATGATCTCTCCATGTCTGAGAGTGAGGTTAGCAAACTGGCGGTCAGCATTGAGAAGGAGATGTTCAACCTCTATATGAACACAGACAGCAAATACAAGAACAAATACAGATCCCTCATGTTCAACCTGAAAGACCCTAAGAATAAG GGCTTGTTCTATCGTGTGATTGGAGCAGAAGTCAGTCCATTTCGACTGGTGAGGCTCAGCCCTGAAGAGTTGCTCTCGAAAGAGATTTCTGATTGGAGGAAAGCAGATATTTCAGAG GGTGTGGATGCTAGTGGAAGATCCCAGACAGGGCAGCCCAAAGCTGGATCCAGGCAGGAGGGCCCTCCCCCTGATGTGGACATGGAAGAAGCTCCTTCCACATCTGATGGAGATGTATGTATTCCTGCTACTTCTCAGTCTCCACGCTTGGCTTCTGCACCA GATCACCATGAGCTCCGTCCTCTTACTTCATCGCAGGGCTCTGGCTCAGCTGGGAAGAGCAACACTGTACCGGACATCTTAAGTAACATGCTAAAAGACACTACAGCGGAACACAGGGCTCACCTGTTTGACCTGAACTGCAAGATCTGCACAG GTCAGAGGTCGGCTGAAGATGAACCAGTGTCCAAAAAGCCCAAAATGTCTGTTCCAAAAAAGCAAGACTTTTCAGAAAAGCCCAAAATAGAGCAGCGGCCTTCCAAGGTGCCTGCAGCAGACGTGCCCTCAGCTGCTTGCGCTGAGACACCTGTGCCTTACCCGCCGAGTGCCAGGGAAGAGCCAGGCAGCGTGCTGCCTGTGGCTCAGGCCCCTGCAGCCATTCCTGCAGTCTCCTCCGTCACTATAACCCGACGGGACCCGAGGACTGCCAGCCACCGCACCTCTGTGCCCCTCTTGCAGACTGGTCCCGATGTCGGCGTGCCCGCTGGTCCAGTGGTCTGCATGCCTGCTGGTTCCCCCGTGGCCACCGAACCCCCCGTGGCGGAGGTGAAGGGTCCACTGGCCATGCCACCTCCAGTGCCAGGATCTCTACCCAGAGCCGTGACGCAAAAACCAGACACGCGGCACTACGGTGCCGGCACGTCCAG CATGCCTGACCCCACTCCTGAAGGAGAGACGGCCCTGTTCCTGTCAGGACAGGAAATGATGTGGAAGGGCTTTGTCAACATGCACACTGTTGCCAAGTTTGTCACAAAGGCTTACCTGGTCTCAGGATCCTTTGAGCATCTCAAGGAG gacTTGCCCGATACCATTCACATTGGGGGTAGAATATCACCTCACACAGTTTGGGACTACGTAGGCAAATTAAAGACTTCACTATCGAAA GAGCTGTGTCTTATTCGTTTCCATCCAGCAACCGAGGAGGAGGAAGTCGCCTATGTGTCCCTGTTTTCTTATTTCAGCAGTCGCAAGCGGTTTGGTGTGGTGGCCAACAGCAACAAACGCATCAAGGACCTCTACCTCATCCCACTGAGCTCTAAGGACCCACTTCCTGCTAAACTCTTACCCTTTGATGGGCCAG GGCTAGAGCCAGCTCGTCCCAATCTCCTCCTTGGCCTGCTCATCTGTCAGAAAGACAAGAAACGTCCTGGAGCACCTTTGGAGAGTGAGGAAAAACGGTCCAAAACCCAACGAGATGAGGAGACTGGACTCCCAAAACCAATCGTTCTTAGTAAAACTGAGAAAGCTATGCGAACCAGTTTGGAGTCAATGAGCACAACTCCTCCAGGAACTCCTCCTCCTATCAGCAGCTCGGAGTCTTCATTAGGTCCCCTTGCAACATCATCTGTGCTTTCCATCTTGTCTTCTGTCAAGGCTCCTGGTGTCACAAACAGCACAGGCAGTAATTCTCCATCTGCTACCACCCCAGCAGTACTTGGCCCATCTGCCACTCCTCTTCAGACTATACTGAAGACCCTGTTTGGTAAGAAGAAGCAAGATTCTGAAGCTTCTCAGTCACCTTCAGAACAGAGCTCAGCAGAtgtttctgttcctctgttGGATCCAATAGTACAGCAGTTTGGCATTACAAAAGGTAGAAAAGTAGATGAAGAGGATGATAGACCCTATGACCCTGAGGAGGAATATGATCCCAGTGTTGCCTacagtacagaaaaaaacagtgaTCCCATGGTACCTGCAACCATGAAACAAACTGATGTCATCATGTCTAGTGCGGTGGATGATGTTGCTTATGACCCTGAAGATGACTCAATTTTTGAGGCGGTTAAGGTTGAACCAGGTTCTAAGAAACAACTAGATGAGCAGGAGGAACCAGAGCACCAGCAGCTACCTGATGTGTTAATTTCTCAGCCCAGTAAATCTCTCCTAGCCAACAGTCAGTTGCTTCAGCTTGGTAAAAAAGTGGAGGAGTTAGTTGTCAAAAGCTCAGCTACCCCAGTTATTAATCAGAGAAGGGATCCAAGGCAGAGTAGGGATCCGAGACAGGCATCTGCCAGTCGGAGGTTAACCACTGATTCTGCAGAGAAGGAAGAGTCCCTTGCTGTATCTGCTGCTGTTAGTACTACTACTGCCACTACTACTGCTGCCACTGTTACTACTacaataacagaaaaaacaccACTCGAGCTTGCTACAATTTTAGACACATTAGCGACTCAGCAAACTAAAGTCACAGATGCTCCTATGCAGCACACTTCAACTGTGGACACTACAGCAGAATCCAGTGAAACTACAGATACTTCACTGACACACAGTGATGCCAGCATGGACCCTCAACCGTTGCTTCCGTCTTTTACTCAACCAGAGGCATCAAAGTCAGTAGAGAAAGCAAAAGATGAAGAGGTACCTTTTCTAGACACAGAAAGCACAGAAGTATCCATTCCACTTTTAGGGGAGACAATAGACCCTGAATTAGTAGAAAGCTATGTAGATACAGACCCTAAAGGAAAGCCCAAAGAAAAAGATACACCCATTGAATTAGAAAGCAAAAGTTTTGAAGAGATTTGGCCTAATTCTGccagcattttaaaatcagaaCCCATCCCCTCTGTTGAAGAGCCTGCAGAAGCTACTCCAACAACATATTACAACATCTCAACAATCAGCACCCCTTTAACATCTATTGGACTGTCACAGGATGTCACTCAAGTGAGTTCATCCTACATGGATTCACACAGTTCTCATATTTCACACATACCTGCATCAAATTCTCAAACTGAATATCGTGGCCCACCAGATATACCACCTCCAATATCTTTTCCACCTCCAGTTGGACCTCCACCCATGCTTGGTCCACCACCAATGGCTGTTCCACCACCTATGCATATCCCACCTCCAATGTCAGGTCACCCTCCAATGCAGGGTCCCCCTCCAATGCAAATGCCCCCACCAATGCAGGGTCCCCTTCcaccacacagagagaatgagtaTCCACCACCTGGTCCATATCCACCTTATCAAAATCAGTGGGCAAACAGTCCACAGTTTGATGCCTCGAGAGGACCACCTCCACCAATTATTACACCTAGAGGACCACCACCTCCAATCCCACCGATAGGTCAAAGAGTACCTCCACCTCAACTGTTCAATAATAGTATGCCCCCACAGCACATAGGACCCCGGGGTCCACTACCTGGTCCTCCACTTTCTGGCCCACCACCCCCTACTTTTGATGGACAGCGATTTAATGGGCCTCCACCACCTTTCAACTTCACCGGACCAAGAGGTCCTATTCCACCTTTTACAGGTCCCCCTCCTGGCCATTTTGATAGTAgagcaccaccaccatctcactTCCCTGGTCCCAGGGCCCCACCTCCCTCTCACAGCATTGGTGAGCATGGACCACCACCTAACATCCCCAGAGGGCCTGGTGATCAGTATGATAATGACAGTGGAAATTCTTACCAGCAAGGGATGGAACAGCCCCAGACCCAACCAGCTCCTCACACGTACAGGGACAATCAGGGGCCCTCACATGCACCTGCTTTCAGGGGAGCTCCACCAAACCATTTTGAAGGACGAAGAGGATCTGCAGGAGAAGTGTCGGGGCACAGGTTCCCTCCTCCAAACCAGTTCCGTGGATCTCCTCAGCATAGAGGATCCTTCGAGGAACCGAGGGGAGGGGCCTCTCAAGATTTCGATAGGCACAGAGGACCCGCACCACAGCAGTTTGGAGCGCCAAGAGCTCCTCTGCCAGGACACTTTTCTGATAATGACGCAAGTGGGCAGTCGGCACGCTACCACTTTGATGACCATCCAAATGACATAAGGCCTATACGGGGCCCTCTGTTGCCAACGCCCCCTGAAGGTCCCATTCCGCTACCAGGCCGCATTGGTGGGCACAGCCCAGAACCCCATCGGGATGAACACTGGAGAAGGCATTCCCCTGAAATGAGAAGGCGCAGTAGCTCCACTAAAGATGGATCTGAACCTCACGAGCGGTCGAGTAGGTTTGATAGTGGCCCACGTGATCGAGATGGCCCCTCAAGGCTATCTGAAGAAAGGCAGCGAGATTTGTCAGAGGACAAGAGGCGAGACAGAGATCGGGACGGGCCGCATGGAGGCCGTCCATGGGGCTGGAACAGAGACCGTGACTGGGATCGGGTCAGAGATAGAGACCGTGAGAGAGACCGCAGCAGGGATAGAGACCGTGAGAGAGACCgcagcagggacagagacagagacagagatagagatcgGGATCGCAGcagggagaaggacagagagagagaccgtagtagggacagagagcgagagagagaccgtAGTAGGGAGAGAGACCGCAGCAGAGGCAGAGACACTGACAGACACCGAGGAGATGGAGACGGTGACAAGAGGAGAGACCGGGATCGAGAGAGAGACCGTGGCAGGGAGAGGGAATCGGACAGGAAAGATCATGACCGAGACAGggcaaagaacagagaaagggagcgagATCGTGACCGAGATcgagacagagacaaaaggcGAGAGCGCTCAAGAAGCCGGGAACGAGACCGTGGGAAAGACAGAGATAGACGAGATCGGGACAGAGAGCGTgaccgagacagagagagggagaaggacagagagaggagagaaaggagcaGGAGCAAAGACaggaaggaggagaaaaaagagaagccAGAGACCTCAAAAGACAATGACAAGTCTACGGATACTGAGATCACGTCCTAG